Proteins encoded within one genomic window of Synechococcus sp. PCC 7335:
- a CDS encoding GAF domain-containing sensor histidine kinase — protein sequence MSSTYSFSAQRMTYGTPDNRKTSNQSDDWRGGVEERILEGHRFNESLLGVEDTLQSRLSCRLEGMSPQQRDHHRTNTLSRLNLLSNSNVPIFDEATQNISRLLAMPICILSTMETDRQCFKSVVGLSSLGLMNQLASARSLPRQESFCTHVIDSGKTFALADTTTHPAFSRSLLVQHYGIQSYLGVPLFTTEGCCIGTIAVMDLLPHQFTQQEIALLELSARWSMSEFEKQRLLKSRSQGLPTTFQTNLQSDSTSTVSKGALLERINKVRLDLIVQLTQDLRNPLTSVTGMASMLSREIYGPLSEKQQEYTKIVLSSSQQLLSMVNEIVMIGQLQEDYQLSTMAADIEMIGHQAIASLEEIARQQDLKVKLTIEPGSRIWNLDKLVVKQLIYHLVFSVIKLSTAGSTIRLHISRRDSGISIALWVSNPWLGEDLPQAVIAWNHRQRASKNIVEGAESSSTEPSSLGTPNTDITLDPFVQTNSNIHGGEALEALSAAKKIDTFRQELGLLMSRHLAEMHGGQVAVKGSETSGYRYVIMLPSLPLR from the coding sequence ATGAGCTCAACCTATTCTTTTAGTGCGCAGCGCATGACTTACGGTACTCCTGACAATAGAAAGACTTCTAATCAAAGCGATGACTGGAGAGGGGGAGTAGAGGAGCGCATTCTAGAAGGTCATCGCTTCAATGAAAGTCTCCTAGGAGTAGAAGATACGCTTCAGTCACGGCTTTCTTGTCGACTTGAAGGAATGTCGCCCCAACAGCGCGATCATCATCGAACAAATACGCTTTCTCGATTAAATCTATTAAGCAATAGTAACGTTCCGATTTTTGACGAAGCCACACAGAATATCTCTCGGCTACTAGCGATGCCAATATGCATTCTTAGCACCATGGAGACAGACAGACAGTGCTTCAAATCGGTTGTAGGGCTCTCTAGTTTAGGTCTGATGAATCAGCTTGCCTCAGCCCGTAGTTTGCCTAGACAAGAGTCCTTTTGTACCCATGTCATTGATAGTGGCAAAACCTTTGCGCTTGCGGATACCACTACTCACCCCGCGTTCTCTCGTAGTTTGCTCGTACAGCACTATGGCATTCAGTCTTACCTAGGCGTACCATTATTTACAACAGAAGGTTGCTGTATTGGCACGATAGCTGTGATGGATCTCTTACCTCATCAGTTTACTCAGCAAGAGATCGCCTTGCTAGAACTTAGCGCTCGTTGGAGCATGAGTGAGTTCGAAAAGCAACGGCTGCTAAAGAGTCGTTCTCAAGGCTTACCCACTACCTTCCAGACTAATCTACAGTCGGACTCGACTAGCACAGTGTCTAAGGGAGCCTTACTCGAGCGGATCAATAAAGTCCGCCTTGATCTAATTGTTCAACTCACTCAAGACTTACGCAATCCGCTGACCTCTGTGACCGGAATGGCTAGCATGCTCAGTCGAGAGATCTATGGTCCGCTAAGTGAGAAGCAACAGGAATACACCAAGATTGTACTCAGTAGTTCTCAACAGCTGCTATCGATGGTGAATGAGATTGTTATGATTGGTCAGTTGCAAGAAGACTATCAGCTTTCTACAATGGCAGCTGATATTGAGATGATTGGACATCAGGCGATCGCATCTCTAGAAGAGATTGCCAGACAACAGGATCTAAAGGTCAAACTAACGATAGAACCTGGCTCTCGGATTTGGAACCTGGATAAGCTAGTGGTTAAGCAGCTGATTTATCATCTGGTCTTTAGCGTGATTAAGCTGTCTACAGCAGGTAGTACAATTCGATTGCATATTTCTCGCCGAGATAGTGGCATCAGCATTGCTTTATGGGTTTCCAATCCATGGCTAGGGGAAGATTTGCCTCAAGCGGTAATCGCTTGGAACCATAGGCAAAGAGCATCTAAAAATATCGTGGAGGGTGCAGAATCTTCTAGTACAGAACCTTCTAGCCTAGGAACTCCTAATACAGATATTACCTTAGATCCGTTTGTACAGACGAACTCAAATATCCATGGCGGGGAGGCCTTGGAAGCGCTAAGTGCTGCGAAGAAGATAGATACCTTCCGGCAAGAGTTAGGCTTATTGATGAGTCGGCATCTGGCTGAAATGCACGGTGGCCAGGTGGCTGTTAAAGGATCAGAGACCTCCGGCTATCGCTATGTAATCATGCTACCGTCTTTACCCTTGAGGTAG
- a CDS encoding histidine phosphatase family protein has product MVRVAKAEKAADYTAGEQANADFEDQLSSAELLSALQEGGHVIYFRHAQTEKDYADQADPNMSLDDCETQRKLNDIGEQQAEVIGTAFTEKEIPVGEVITSEYCRAWKTADIAFGRYTKDPQLNFLPFEDYTDEQVEEMRANVMPLLTAVPAEGQNTVIVGHDDIFEAATGIYPAPQGIAYVLTPDGNGEFLLQANMLPEEWTQL; this is encoded by the coding sequence GTGGTGAGGGTGGCGAAGGCGGAGAAGGCGGCCGATTATACTGCTGGAGAACAGGCCAATGCTGATTTTGAGGATCAGCTCAGTAGTGCTGAACTGCTAAGCGCTCTTCAAGAGGGTGGACACGTTATCTACTTCCGTCATGCTCAAACCGAAAAAGACTATGCTGACCAAGCTGATCCCAATATGAGCTTGGATGACTGCGAAACTCAGCGTAAGCTCAATGATATAGGCGAGCAGCAAGCTGAAGTGATCGGTACTGCCTTTACAGAAAAAGAAATTCCCGTAGGTGAAGTCATTACTAGTGAATATTGTCGAGCATGGAAAACTGCAGACATTGCCTTTGGCAGGTACACCAAAGATCCACAGCTGAACTTCTTACCTTTTGAGGACTATACGGATGAGCAGGTAGAAGAAATGAGGGCTAACGTCATGCCTTTGCTAACGGCAGTTCCGGCAGAGGGTCAGAACACGGTGATTGTTGGTCACGACGACATCTTCGAAGCCGCCACGGGCATCTATCCTGCACCGCAAGGAATCGCCTATGTGCTGACACCTGACGGTAACGGCGAGTTCTTGCTTCAGGCGAATATGCTCCCTGAAGAGTGGACACAGCTTTAG
- the apcD gene encoding allophycocyanin subunit alpha-B, which translates to MSIVAKAIAQSDRSDRFLGSTELTQLQDFFNNSSARISAAQKLAANQQKIVDEGSKQFWNQCPNTPSNSGDKQKTALCQRDQGWYIRLVSYCILAGNSKPLEDIGLDGMRDMYVSLNVPLTNLKTAMRCIKQSAMGVLSSEEASLAGPYFDQLIRAF; encoded by the coding sequence ATGAGTATAGTCGCTAAAGCGATCGCCCAATCGGATCGTTCTGATCGTTTTTTGGGTAGTACTGAGCTGACTCAGCTCCAAGACTTTTTTAATAACAGCAGTGCGCGAATCAGCGCGGCACAAAAGCTGGCCGCGAACCAACAGAAGATTGTCGATGAAGGCAGCAAACAGTTCTGGAACCAGTGCCCGAATACCCCTAGTAATAGCGGTGACAAGCAGAAAACGGCTCTGTGTCAGCGAGATCAAGGATGGTATATCCGGCTGGTGAGCTACTGTATTCTGGCGGGCAACTCTAAGCCTTTAGAAGATATTGGTTTGGATGGAATGCGCGATATGTATGTTTCTCTAAATGTCCCTTTGACCAACCTAAAAACAGCAATGCGTTGCATAAAGCAGTCTGCTATGGGCGTCTTGAGTTCTGAAGAAGCGTCGCTGGCTGGCCCCTACTTCGATCAGCTAATCCGCGCATTCTAG
- a CDS encoding allophycocyanin subunit beta, which produces MQDTITSLINPADEKGQYLEGGDLDSLKQYLQSGATRVKAAGQIGDSAASIISKTVERSLLYGDITLPGGNMYPTRRYAACLQDLTYFLRYATYAMLADDASIIDERILNGLKDTYSSLGVPVEPTIQAIEAMKDVVSERVGTEAGQEVGKYLDHIIAGLR; this is translated from the coding sequence ATGCAAGACACGATTACATCCCTGATTAACCCTGCCGACGAAAAAGGTCAGTATCTAGAAGGCGGTGACCTCGATAGCCTCAAACAATATCTTCAAAGTGGTGCTACACGTGTGAAAGCGGCAGGTCAGATAGGAGATAGCGCAGCTAGTATCATTAGTAAGACTGTAGAGAGGAGTCTGCTGTACGGAGATATCACTCTTCCTGGTGGCAACATGTATCCCACTCGGCGGTATGCTGCCTGCCTACAAGATCTGACTTATTTCTTACGCTATGCCACGTATGCAATGCTAGCCGACGATGCTTCTATTATTGATGAGCGAATTCTCAACGGGCTCAAGGATACTTATTCGTCGCTAGGTGTTCCTGTAGAGCCTACCATTCAAGCGATAGAAGCGATGAAAGACGTTGTTTCTGAACGAGTAGGGACCGAAGCTGGGCAAGAGGTGGGGAAATACCTCGACCACATCATTGCTGGTTTGAGATAG
- a CDS encoding GntR family transcriptional regulator: protein MSVPLHISISEKLRHEIEAGKYAPGKKLPSEHQLMDIFEVSRITVRQAIANLVNQGLAESQQGKGVFVIPQKKVVYSLSSPLVLLEQDLANKGIELTFKNLTFKKVRPPRNVQSILNLTERSVYLQEKLLYMDGAVGAIDISYIVPTLGKRFETELKHQMTFPTLERQAISIESIEATIECTRANYETSDYLEVSLGHPLIVYRYTAFTLEETPILHGETISRADRFSYALTIHKNKSTGKTESDNCK from the coding sequence ATGTCCGTTCCTCTGCACATCAGTATTTCAGAAAAGCTTCGCCACGAAATAGAGGCAGGGAAGTATGCTCCAGGCAAAAAGCTGCCTAGCGAACACCAGCTCATGGATATCTTTGAGGTAAGTCGAATTACCGTTCGTCAGGCGATCGCGAACCTAGTCAATCAGGGACTAGCCGAATCACAACAGGGCAAAGGCGTTTTTGTCATACCTCAAAAAAAGGTAGTCTATTCCCTTTCTAGCCCGCTGGTACTGCTAGAACAAGACCTAGCCAACAAGGGCATTGAGCTAACGTTTAAAAATCTAACTTTTAAGAAAGTGCGTCCGCCTAGAAACGTACAGTCCATACTCAATCTCACAGAGAGATCAGTCTATCTGCAAGAGAAACTGCTATACATGGACGGTGCCGTAGGTGCCATCGATATTAGTTATATTGTACCAACCCTCGGCAAGCGGTTTGAGACAGAGCTAAAGCATCAAATGACATTCCCGACCTTAGAGCGTCAGGCTATCTCGATTGAAAGTATTGAAGCCACTATCGAATGCACCCGCGCTAACTACGAAACCAGCGACTACTTAGAAGTTTCTCTAGGTCATCCTCTAATTGTCTATCGATATACTGCCTTCACCCTAGAGGAAACGCCTATCCTGCATGGCGAAACAATCTCCCGAGCAGATCGCTTTTCGTACGCTTTGACCATTCATAAGAATAAAAGCACAGGAAAAACAGAGAGCGACAATTGCAAATAA
- a CDS encoding fatty acid desaturase family protein has product MMLDDGLASVSPDSGLNPRQLLTKSVLESLNQRSNLAGALRFGTHLATVAVTGWVWAQAAGWWQVPALILYGVSLAFMFCSVHECVHRTAFATPRVNDAIAWLAGLLSFYNSTFYRRYHKWHHRYTRIPGKDPELTDLEPKTLLEYLWVLSGIPWWKGKIIGHIKVALGQFDGCFYLPESAYDLVTRSTRLQLATYGVIFLLSSVLGHPWFIFTYWLLPLAFGQPFLRFVLLAEHTGCTYDDNPLANTRTTLTLWPLTFLMWNMPYHAEHHLYPSIPFHALPEAHAVLKDKFETVDPGYVQVNREIVQGLG; this is encoded by the coding sequence ATGATGCTGGATGATGGTCTGGCTTCGGTTAGTCCAGATAGCGGATTGAATCCTCGTCAGCTGTTGACTAAGTCTGTGCTGGAGTCCCTAAATCAGCGCTCGAATTTAGCTGGAGCCTTGAGGTTTGGAACCCATCTGGCGACAGTTGCGGTGACAGGTTGGGTCTGGGCACAGGCGGCTGGTTGGTGGCAGGTACCTGCTCTGATCCTCTATGGTGTCAGCTTAGCTTTTATGTTTTGCTCGGTGCATGAATGTGTACACCGCACGGCGTTTGCAACCCCCCGAGTGAATGATGCGATCGCCTGGCTAGCAGGCTTACTATCGTTCTATAACAGCACCTTCTATCGGCGCTATCACAAGTGGCATCACCGCTACACGCGCATTCCTGGGAAAGACCCAGAGCTGACTGACTTAGAACCTAAGACTTTGCTCGAGTATCTGTGGGTGTTGAGTGGCATTCCTTGGTGGAAGGGAAAGATTATCGGTCATATCAAAGTGGCATTAGGACAGTTTGATGGCTGTTTTTACTTGCCTGAGAGTGCCTACGACTTGGTAACTCGCTCTACGCGATTGCAGTTAGCGACCTACGGTGTGATCTTCCTACTTTCATCCGTGCTGGGACACCCTTGGTTTATTTTCACCTATTGGCTTTTGCCACTAGCCTTTGGTCAACCCTTTCTAAGATTTGTTCTACTAGCAGAGCATACGGGCTGCACCTACGATGACAATCCACTGGCGAATACGCGTACGACGCTGACTTTATGGCCGCTGACTTTTTTGATGTGGAACATGCCTTATCACGCTGAACACCACCTTTATCCCTCTATTCCTTTTCATGCGCTGCCAGAGGCCCATGCTGTTCTCAAAGACAAGTTTGAAACGGTTGATCCGGGCTATGTTCAAGTGAATCGAGAGATTGTTCAAGGCTTGGGTTAA
- a CDS encoding alpha/beta fold hydrolase yields MVSPTDSTPSFVLEDFELQCGLNLPNARLVYQTYGVLNSAHSNAVLYPTSYGAQHTDVDWLVRPGGILDPTKWFVIMPNMFGNGLSTSPSNCEAAKSIDFYFTHYDNVRAQRSLLDSLDIERLALVYGWSMGAQQAYYWGALYPERVARIVAVCGTARTTDHNRIFLYSLQAALRGDPVWNGERFEGVPERGFRTFTQIYASWAASQAYYRAAPYLEWGYDSLEDYLLRSWEAGYRKRDPHNLLAMIETWLRCDVSDNPAYEGDYEQAMRAITAKTLVMPATTDLYFTPEDCEAEASLISDSEYRPIPSIWGHRAGNPYQNSEDELFIKRAVDELLASH; encoded by the coding sequence ATGGTATCTCCTACGGATTCTACGCCGAGTTTTGTCCTCGAAGATTTTGAGCTTCAGTGTGGCCTTAATCTCCCGAACGCGAGGCTAGTTTATCAGACCTACGGCGTCTTGAATTCTGCTCACAGCAATGCTGTGCTCTATCCTACGTCCTACGGCGCGCAGCATACTGATGTTGACTGGCTGGTGCGCCCCGGCGGTATCTTGGATCCAACAAAGTGGTTTGTGATCATGCCCAATATGTTTGGCAATGGGCTTTCTACCTCACCGAGTAACTGCGAAGCGGCTAAGTCAATTGACTTCTATTTTACCCACTATGATAATGTTCGAGCTCAGCGATCGCTACTAGATAGTTTGGATATAGAGCGGTTGGCGCTGGTGTATGGCTGGTCGATGGGAGCCCAACAAGCATACTACTGGGGAGCCCTTTATCCTGAGCGAGTAGCGCGAATTGTGGCAGTGTGCGGCACAGCTAGAACAACCGATCACAATCGCATTTTTCTATACAGCTTGCAGGCGGCGCTAAGAGGTGATCCGGTCTGGAACGGTGAGCGGTTTGAGGGTGTGCCAGAACGTGGCTTTCGCACGTTTACGCAGATCTACGCGAGCTGGGCAGCTTCGCAGGCTTATTACAGAGCAGCGCCTTATTTAGAATGGGGGTACGATTCTTTAGAAGACTATTTGCTGCGAAGTTGGGAAGCAGGCTATCGCAAACGAGATCCACATAATTTGCTAGCGATGATTGAGACTTGGCTACGCTGCGACGTCAGCGATAACCCAGCGTATGAAGGAGATTATGAACAGGCAATGAGGGCAATTACAGCTAAAACTCTGGTTATGCCCGCTACAACAGATCTTTACTTCACTCCAGAAGACTGTGAGGCTGAAGCGAGCTTAATCTCCGATAGTGAGTACCGACCGATTCCTTCCATCTGGGGACACCGAGCGGGCAATCCTTATCAAAACTCTGAAGACGAGCTGTTCATTAAGCGGGCCGTTGATGAGCTATTGGCTAGTCACTAA
- a CDS encoding aldehyde dehydrogenase family protein, translated as MVDFISVINPATEELIKEIPIDDSAAVAEKAKRARIAQPGWAARSLSERIEAIKRMKELLIQQTDSLASIMTAETGKPISQSRGEISATPQRIDFFIEQVAQEVASQRVYHEPWNALPGTGQLEEVIAYDPLGVVANISAWNYPYFVGTNVFIPALLTGNTVLYKPSEIATMTGLAITDLLHKAGVPEDVFIPIIGEGSTGATLLEQPIDGVFFTGSYATGKKIAITAAPKLIKVQLELGGKDPAYVCDDVDAATAASSLADGAFYNNGQSCCAIERIYVHTDVYEPFLAAFLQTVEAFKLGKPTDRDTYLGPLSRKPQIAILTQQIADAVEKGAKMHTPGQSGPQSDPHSDIQSGEQTGFYFAPIVLTEVTHEMSVMKEESFGPVIGIQRVQSDDEAIALMNDTDYGLTAAVYTAKRERAVRLLEEVNTGSAYWNCCDRVSPRLPWTGRKHSGIGSTLSREGIRVFLQPRSWHLKSL; from the coding sequence ATGGTTGATTTTATTTCTGTTATCAATCCTGCGACTGAAGAATTAATCAAAGAGATTCCGATAGACGATAGTGCAGCGGTTGCTGAAAAAGCAAAGCGTGCTCGCATCGCTCAGCCTGGATGGGCCGCGCGATCGCTTAGCGAAAGAATTGAAGCGATAAAAAGGATGAAAGAGCTGCTGATCCAACAGACAGATAGCCTAGCCTCAATCATGACCGCTGAAACAGGCAAACCTATTTCTCAATCTCGCGGTGAAATTTCAGCCACACCGCAGCGAATTGATTTTTTTATTGAACAGGTTGCCCAGGAGGTCGCTTCCCAGCGGGTTTATCACGAACCTTGGAACGCATTACCTGGAACCGGGCAGCTAGAAGAGGTGATTGCCTACGATCCGCTCGGCGTAGTCGCGAATATTTCTGCTTGGAACTATCCCTATTTTGTTGGGACTAACGTGTTCATACCCGCCCTGCTGACAGGCAATACCGTACTATACAAGCCTTCCGAAATTGCAACGATGACAGGGCTAGCGATCACGGACCTTCTCCATAAAGCAGGCGTACCCGAAGATGTCTTTATTCCAATCATCGGCGAAGGCAGCACTGGCGCTACGTTGCTAGAGCAGCCTATTGACGGCGTCTTTTTCACAGGCTCTTATGCAACGGGTAAAAAGATTGCGATCACTGCAGCTCCCAAGCTAATAAAAGTTCAGTTAGAGCTAGGGGGCAAAGATCCCGCCTACGTCTGCGATGATGTCGATGCTGCTACGGCAGCTTCTAGCCTAGCCGATGGCGCCTTTTACAACAACGGTCAAAGCTGTTGCGCCATAGAAAGAATCTATGTTCATACCGATGTATACGAACCTTTCCTAGCAGCTTTCTTACAAACAGTTGAAGCTTTCAAACTCGGCAAGCCGACGGATCGAGATACCTACTTAGGACCACTCAGCCGCAAACCTCAGATTGCTATTTTGACTCAGCAAATAGCTGATGCGGTGGAAAAGGGCGCAAAGATGCACACCCCTGGACAGTCGGGCCCGCAGTCAGATCCTCACTCGGACATACAATCAGGCGAACAGACAGGATTTTACTTTGCGCCGATAGTACTCACCGAGGTGACCCATGAAATGTCCGTGATGAAAGAAGAGTCCTTTGGACCTGTTATTGGCATTCAGCGAGTGCAGAGTGATGATGAGGCGATCGCGCTGATGAATGACACAGACTATGGACTCACAGCCGCGGTGTATACGGCAAAGCGTGAGCGGGCAGTTAGATTACTTGAAGAAGTGAACACCGGAAGCGCATACTGGAACTGTTGTGATCGAGTAAGTCCTCGACTGCCATGGACAGGGCGAAAACACTCAGGCATTGGCTCGACGCTTTCTAGAGAAGGTATTCGTGTCTTTTTACAACCTCGTAGCTGGCATCTTAAGTCTCTCTAA
- a CDS encoding iron-containing alcohol dehydrogenase yields MSANLTTYHFPTKIRFGPGARHELSDTLQALNIQRPLIVTDTDIAQLPWFTQIEDFLSDFGADTFSGVQGNPVVSQVSAGLAAYLAHDADGIVAVGGGAPMDVAKAITLMAHHPGHLFDYEDGASIRPIDQLIPPIVAIPTTAGTGSEVGRSAVISDDKTHAKKIIFDPQLLPKVVLADPELLLGLPAKITAATGMDALTHLIEAFLAKGENPLCDGIALEGLHLVSQHLEDSVLFAQKLAAGESVDRAAHLEARAGMLNASMMGAIAFQKGLGVTHSCAHALSTLCDTHHGLANGVMLPAAMRFNISAAPEKFLRMARVVNPSASSGKSLIDWIVELSQTIGMPPSLQSLGISDDKVDQLVGIAIADGCHPFNPKPVTKEDFHAIYRDALVA; encoded by the coding sequence ATGTCTGCTAACCTGACTACGTACCATTTTCCTACCAAGATCCGATTCGGTCCCGGCGCACGCCATGAACTCTCTGATACCCTGCAAGCACTAAACATTCAACGTCCGCTGATCGTAACCGACACCGATATTGCTCAGCTGCCCTGGTTCACACAGATAGAAGACTTTCTATCAGACTTTGGAGCGGACACGTTTAGCGGCGTCCAAGGAAATCCGGTGGTCTCTCAAGTCAGCGCCGGGCTTGCAGCTTATCTAGCTCATGATGCCGATGGTATTGTGGCGGTCGGCGGGGGAGCACCGATGGATGTAGCTAAGGCGATCACCCTAATGGCTCATCATCCCGGACATCTTTTCGACTACGAGGACGGCGCTAGCATTCGCCCAATCGACCAGCTCATTCCACCGATTGTTGCGATTCCTACCACCGCCGGTACGGGCAGTGAGGTAGGCCGTAGCGCTGTTATCTCAGATGATAAAACCCACGCCAAAAAGATTATCTTTGACCCACAGCTTTTACCCAAAGTAGTGCTCGCTGACCCCGAACTATTGCTAGGACTGCCCGCTAAGATAACCGCTGCTACCGGAATGGACGCGCTGACTCATCTAATAGAAGCCTTTCTTGCCAAAGGCGAAAACCCGCTGTGCGACGGGATTGCCCTAGAAGGACTGCATCTCGTTTCACAGCATCTAGAAGACAGTGTGTTGTTCGCCCAAAAGTTAGCAGCAGGAGAGTCTGTTGACAGGGCTGCTCATCTAGAGGCCAGAGCAGGAATGCTGAACGCTTCTATGATGGGGGCGATCGCTTTTCAAAAAGGCCTAGGGGTGACTCACTCTTGTGCCCATGCGCTTTCCACGCTATGTGACACTCATCACGGTTTAGCCAACGGCGTGATGCTGCCCGCGGCAATGCGATTTAACATCAGCGCCGCCCCCGAAAAGTTTCTACGGATGGCACGCGTCGTCAATCCATCGGCTTCTAGCGGCAAGTCGCTGATTGACTGGATTGTCGAGTTGTCTCAAACAATTGGAATGCCGCCATCGCTACAGTCATTAGGTATATCGGACGACAAGGTAGATCAGCTGGTGGGAATTGCGATCGCCGATGGTTGCCATCCATTCAATCCAAAGCCTGTTACCAAAGAAGACTTTCACGCGATTTATCGAGATGCTTTGGTAGCCTAG
- the glnT gene encoding type III glutamate--ammonia ligase: MVGTLVQTQSLQTQNLEEKAKALGLKFFLVSYTDLLGGTRAKLVPAAKIASVEKDGAFFSAFASNLGLGPEAAEIAAIPDPTSLIQLPWEPTVGWVASNVFFEGEPFPAAPRMILGRAIDRCESMGYTYKAGVEAEFFLLKKTETGYAVADERDTAERPCYDQLNLMRQFDLISTVVGYMEDLGWEPYQCDHEDANGQFELNWSYSEAMTACDRHVFFKYMVKTLAEKRGLTATFMPKPFSGTTGSGGHVHNSLWQGETNSFAQDADEGGLSPVGYHFLGGVLAHAKALTALFAPTINSYRRLGASTTTSGSTWTPRYISYGGNNRSHLLRIPEAGRFECRLIDGAANMYLALAGLLAAGLEGIENQTSPGERIDENLFARGAEFPDLETLPTNLAEALTTLQQDALLMETLGELGAKTFFEFKWKEWREFCTRITDWEIDQYINI, translated from the coding sequence ATGGTCGGAACGCTAGTTCAAACGCAAAGCTTACAGACGCAAAACCTAGAAGAGAAGGCTAAAGCTCTCGGCTTGAAGTTTTTTTTAGTCTCTTACACTGACCTGTTAGGTGGAACTAGAGCAAAGCTGGTTCCCGCTGCGAAAATCGCTTCTGTCGAAAAAGACGGCGCTTTCTTTAGTGCATTTGCCTCTAATTTAGGTCTAGGTCCAGAGGCAGCTGAAATTGCGGCTATTCCAGATCCGACTTCTTTGATCCAACTGCCGTGGGAGCCTACTGTCGGCTGGGTAGCTAGCAATGTCTTTTTCGAGGGCGAACCGTTCCCGGCTGCTCCGCGAATGATCTTAGGTAGAGCTATCGATCGCTGCGAGTCTATGGGCTATACCTACAAAGCAGGCGTAGAAGCAGAATTCTTTCTATTGAAGAAAACTGAAACGGGCTACGCTGTGGCAGATGAGAGAGATACTGCAGAGCGCCCTTGCTACGATCAGCTTAATCTGATGCGACAGTTTGACTTGATCTCAACTGTTGTTGGATATATGGAAGATCTAGGCTGGGAGCCTTATCAGTGTGATCATGAGGATGCTAACGGTCAGTTTGAGCTGAACTGGAGCTACAGTGAGGCAATGACAGCCTGCGATCGCCACGTATTCTTCAAATACATGGTCAAAACGCTAGCTGAAAAGCGGGGTCTGACGGCCACATTCATGCCTAAGCCTTTTAGCGGCACTACTGGCAGCGGTGGCCATGTTCACAACAGCCTGTGGCAAGGTGAGACCAACAGCTTTGCCCAAGATGCTGACGAAGGAGGACTATCCCCTGTTGGCTATCACTTTCTCGGCGGTGTACTGGCTCACGCAAAAGCGCTGACAGCTTTGTTTGCCCCGACGATTAATTCCTATCGCCGCCTTGGCGCTAGCACCACCACTTCCGGCAGCACCTGGACGCCTCGCTACATCTCCTATGGTGGCAACAACCGTTCACACCTGCTGCGAATACCGGAGGCAGGCCGGTTTGAATGTCGACTGATTGATGGCGCTGCCAACATGTACCTTGCCCTAGCTGGGCTTTTAGCAGCAGGGTTAGAAGGCATTGAAAACCAGACGTCACCAGGTGAGCGAATCGATGAAAATCTTTTTGCGAGGGGCGCAGAATTTCCCGACTTAGAAACGTTGCCGACCAATCTTGCCGAGGCGCTCACCACACTACAGCAAGATGCGCTTCTGATGGAGACCCTAGGTGAACTAGGGGCTAAAACATTCTTTGAGTTTAAGTGGAAAGAATGGCGTGAATTTTGCACCCGGATCACCGATTGGGAGATAGACCAGTACATCAATATTTAG
- a CDS encoding type 1 glutamine amidotransferase — MNILVIQSSPLDPIGVFGERLVHRGATLSVWLTEKEPMPPLGSYDGLVVLGGAMNAHEDDKFPHLRSAVDLIQKFHHENKPIVGICLGAQLIARAFGSRVYTHTAPELGFGSVRLVKSEHLDDWLKELPNELFLMQWHFDTFDLPPKATLLMTNDVCRHQAYRIGKNIYGFQFHFEVTAEIVMSWLSMKNDWIETNYPHLDEQIKAQVEAYGDLSAQFARHVADNWLGLFSQCDSRQVIT, encoded by the coding sequence ATGAATATTCTAGTGATTCAAAGCAGTCCGTTAGATCCTATTGGCGTATTTGGAGAACGCTTGGTTCACCGGGGTGCGACGCTTTCAGTTTGGCTAACCGAGAAAGAGCCTATGCCGCCGCTAGGTAGTTATGACGGATTAGTTGTACTTGGTGGGGCGATGAATGCTCACGAAGATGATAAATTTCCTCATCTACGCTCTGCCGTCGACCTGATTCAGAAGTTCCACCATGAAAACAAGCCTATTGTAGGCATCTGTCTAGGGGCTCAGCTGATTGCTCGTGCCTTTGGTTCTCGGGTGTATACCCACACAGCTCCGGAGTTAGGTTTTGGCTCTGTGCGCCTGGTCAAAAGCGAGCACCTAGATGATTGGCTAAAAGAACTTCCCAACGAGCTGTTTTTGATGCAGTGGCACTTTGACACCTTTGATCTACCACCTAAGGCAACGCTGCTAATGACTAACGATGTCTGCAGGCACCAGGCATACCGCATAGGCAAAAATATCTATGGATTTCAGTTTCACTTTGAGGTGACTGCTGAAATTGTGATGAGCTGGCTGTCGATGAAAAACGATTGGATTGAGACCAATTATCCGCATTTAGATGAGCAGATTAAAGCGCAGGTAGAAGCTTATGGAGATCTTTCTGCTCAGTTTGCTCGGCATGTCGCTGACAACTGGCTTGGCTTATTTTCTCAGTGCGATTCTAGGCAAGTCATTACCTAA